From a single Rosa rugosa chromosome 7, drRosRugo1.1, whole genome shotgun sequence genomic region:
- the LOC133721549 gene encoding loganic acid O-methyltransferase-like: MAAEETGKCSEAYPMKGGDGPSNYAKNSIYQKGVIDAAKELLNKAIAEKLDMETFSSANSFHIADLGCSVGPNTFFAVENILEAVLFKYQSRGLNCQIPEFQVFFNDHTSNDFNMLFNSLPQNRQYYAAGVPGSFYGRILPDASIHFFHSSISLQWLSRVPKDVTDSNSPAWNKGRIHYLDSTDEVVRAYEAQYAEDMEHFLHARAQETVHGGLMVLAIPGYPADTPPSHTLANVIYQILGSCLIDMARKGVVSEEKIDSFNVPIYYVCPRELEAAVERNGCFSIEIMEHLPTVMEPGTISKNSKLFASHMRAIMEGLFKQHFKEEILDELFDLFHKKVEEQPSAFESAKGVDILIVLKRKAN; this comes from the exons ATGGCAGCAGAGGAAACTGGTAAATGCTCTGAAGCTTATCCAATGAAAGGTGGAGATGGCCCCAGCAACTATGCCAAGAACTCCATCTACCAG AAAGGAGTAATTGATGCTGCGAAAGAACTTCTAAATAAGGCGATTGCAGAAAAGCTTGACATGGAAACATTTTCATCTGCCAACTCCTTTCACATTGCAGATTTGGGTTGCTCAGTTGGGCCTAATACATTTTTCGCAGTTGAAAACATACTTGAAGCTGTTCTATTCAAGTATCAAAGCCGAGGGCTGAATTGTCAAATCCCTGAATTTCAAGTCTTCTTTAATGATCATACCTCAAATGACTTCAACATGCTCTTCAATTCCCTCCCTCAGAATAGGCAATACTATGCTGCGGGTGTGCCTGGTTCTTTCTATGGTCGAATACTCCCCGATGCTTCCATCCACTTTTTTCACTCTTCTATTTCCCTTCAGTGGCTTTCTAGAGTACCAAAAGATGTAACAGACAGCAACTCCCCTGCTTGGAATAAAGGACGAATACATTACTTAGACTCCACAGATGAAGTAGTGAGGGCTTACGAAGCCCAATATGCCGAGGACATGGAGCACTTTCTGCATGCCAGGGCACAAGAGACAGTACATGGAGGATTGATGGTACTTGCCATTCCTGGTTACCCAGCTGATACACCTCCTTCTCATACTCTGGCAAATGTCATCTATCAAATTTTAGGATCTTGCCTCATTGACATGGCTAGGAAG GGAGTAGTCAGCGAGGAGAAAATAGATTCATTTAATGTGCCTATATACTATGTGTGTCCCCGAGAACTGGAAGCTGCTGTAGAGCGAAATGGATGTTTTAGCATAGAGATAATGGAACACTTACCTACTGTGATGGAACCCGGAACTATTTCAAAAAATAGCAAACTCTTTGCATCTCATATGAGAGCTATCATGGAAGGACTCTTCAAGCAGCATTTCAAAGAAGAAATCTTAGATGAGCTCTTCGACTTGTTTCACAAGAAAGTTGAAGAGCAGCCCTCGGCATTTGAGTCAGCGAAGGGAGTGGACATCCTTATTGTTCTTAAACGCAAGGCAAATTGA